In a genomic window of Anoxybacter fermentans:
- a CDS encoding GNAT family N-acetyltransferase: MQFRRATFTDKKRIIEICSNIWEGDDYIPNILDQWIADDKGEFTVLVEDGQIMGMGKLTFAEPGVGWLEGLRVAPEARGRGYAREITRYFIRKGREMGFDRLQLSTYYQNDASIHIIESYGFKRIADFYYAEQKVNPTKNLFRDEVMQATLNGVDYEELVQLFLNAPEQKVVNGFIGLGWFFKKLKKEELNNAIKRGHIYYLKKDGQIVGGIFIYPDHKKDNSYYIPMVTGTDEAITALLQWVYEDAVRRGFKTLAAMIPNDSRLKSIYLDQGFKHWEEGIDANVFVYELKLRGGDE; this comes from the coding sequence GTGCAATTTCGTAGGGCTACTTTTACTGATAAAAAAAGGATAATTGAGATTTGCAGTAATATCTGGGAAGGGGATGATTACATCCCCAATATTCTGGATCAGTGGATAGCAGATGATAAAGGAGAATTTACTGTATTGGTTGAAGATGGTCAGATAATGGGCATGGGCAAATTAACCTTTGCTGAACCCGGTGTGGGATGGTTAGAGGGGTTACGGGTTGCTCCAGAGGCCCGTGGTCGCGGTTATGCCAGAGAAATAACCCGCTATTTCATTCGAAAAGGACGGGAGATGGGTTTTGATCGATTACAGTTAAGTACATATTATCAAAACGATGCCAGTATTCATATAATTGAGAGTTACGGATTTAAGCGGATTGCTGATTTTTATTATGCTGAACAGAAAGTAAATCCTACAAAAAATCTTTTTAGAGATGAAGTTATGCAGGCTACTTTAAATGGGGTGGACTATGAAGAATTGGTTCAGCTTTTCTTAAATGCGCCAGAGCAGAAAGTAGTAAATGGTTTTATAGGATTGGGATGGTTTTTTAAAAAACTTAAAAAAGAAGAACTTAACAATGCAATAAAGAGAGGTCATATTTACTATTTGAAAAAAGATGGTCAGATTGTTGGGGGTATTTTCATTTATCCAGATCATAAAAAAGATAATAGCTATTATATCCCAATGGTAACAGGAACAGATGAAGCTATTACAGCTCTTTTACAATGGGTTTATGAGGATGCTGTAAGACGGGGATTTAAGACTTTGGCAGCTATGATTCCCAACGATTCCCGATTGAAATCGATTTATTTAGATCAGGGCTTTAAACATTGGGAAGAAGGTATAGATGCTAACGTTTTTGTTTATGAACTGAAGTTAAGAGGGGGTGATGAATAG
- a CDS encoding small, acid-soluble spore protein, alpha/beta type: MSKGKLVDDLTLLEIKLEVAHEIGLADKIRKYGWSGLSAKEAGRLGGLITQRIRKMKKEEEKAKQKKKEA; the protein is encoded by the coding sequence TTGTCTAAAGGAAAGTTAGTAGATGATTTAACATTACTGGAGATTAAATTGGAAGTGGCACATGAAATTGGTTTGGCAGATAAAATACGTAAATACGGTTGGAGTGGTCTGAGTGCCAAAGAGGCAGGAAGATTGGGTGGACTTATTACGCAACGGATTCGAAAGATGAAAAAAGAAGAAGAAAAGGCTAAACAGAAGAAAAAGGAAGCCTAA
- the nadD gene encoding nicotinate-nucleotide adenylyltransferase, giving the protein MSEEQAIGIMGGTFDPIHYGHLMLADCALDQFKLEQVIFVPSANPPHKFNKKITPVEMRYEMTLLATMDNPYFTVSKVEMKRPGSSYTIDTVKYFRERYPEYQIYFITGADTILEIDTWKSPNELMQIVYFIAAVRPGYSFERLEKEFYQKYRDRIFFLEMPEIGISSTDIRNRIKAGKTIKYQVHPAVEAYIKKYQLYLKE; this is encoded by the coding sequence ATGAGTGAAGAGCAGGCGATTGGAATTATGGGAGGGACTTTTGATCCCATTCATTATGGCCATCTCATGTTAGCAGATTGTGCTCTTGACCAATTTAAATTAGAACAGGTGATCTTTGTACCATCTGCTAATCCGCCTCACAAGTTTAATAAAAAGATCACCCCTGTAGAGATGAGATATGAGATGACCCTTTTAGCTACAATGGATAACCCGTATTTTACCGTATCTAAGGTGGAAATGAAGCGACCAGGTTCGTCTTACACCATTGATACGGTAAAGTATTTTCGGGAACGTTATCCTGAATATCAGATATATTTTATTACCGGTGCAGATACCATTTTAGAGATAGATACCTGGAAATCACCTAATGAACTAATGCAGATTGTCTATTTTATTGCTGCAGTTCGTCCGGGTTATTCATTTGAAAGATTGGAGAAAGAATTTTACCAGAAATACAGAGATCGAATCTTCTTTTTAGAGATGCCAGAAATCGGCATTTCATCTACGGATATTCGCAATCGAATTAAAGCAGGTAAAACAATAAAATATCAAGTTCATCCTGCAGTAGAAGCTTATATTAAAAAATACCAACTTTATTTAAAGGAGTAA
- the yqeK gene encoding bis(5'-nucleosyl)-tetraphosphatase (symmetrical) YqeK, with the protein MDYAIIRQRLKQMLDYNRYQHTLGVEETAVKLAEHYGASVEQARLAGLLHDCAKCLSKFNLLRRLEGSDIVVDEMEKEVEPLLHGPVGAIIAREDFGIQDPAVLRAIRYHTTGAPDMTLLDKIIYLADYIEPGRDCPGIEEVRKLAFVNLDQAIILACGRTIIYEINRNNRIHLRTVEMRNALLRRGERR; encoded by the coding sequence ATGGATTATGCTATAATTCGCCAACGATTAAAACAAATGTTAGATTATAACCGTTATCAGCACACTCTTGGTGTAGAAGAGACGGCTGTTAAATTAGCAGAGCATTATGGAGCTTCAGTTGAACAGGCCAGGTTGGCTGGATTACTCCATGATTGTGCAAAATGTCTATCCAAATTTAACCTCTTGAGAAGACTGGAAGGTTCTGATATAGTGGTAGATGAAATGGAAAAAGAAGTGGAACCATTGCTACATGGACCTGTAGGTGCTATTATAGCCAGGGAAGATTTTGGTATTCAGGATCCGGCAGTTTTACGGGCTATTCGTTATCATACAACAGGGGCGCCTGATATGACCCTTCTTGACAAAATTATTTATCTGGCTGATTATATTGAGCCAGGTAGAGATTGTCCAGGAATTGAAGAAGTGAGGAAATTGGCTTTTGTCAATCTTGATCAGGCAATTATCCTCGCCTGTGGTCGGACTATCATTTATGAGATCAATCGGAATAATCGGATACACTTGCGTACAGTTGAAATGAGAAATGCACTGCTTAGAAGGGGTGAAAGGAGATGA
- a CDS encoding LCP family protein, giving the protein MNNRDERLYNSTECHYKKYKFLKKFLLVVLFVFIIIGGLFGVFLYDFFYGEKITFTVKNNQPIALSKVNILLIGYDSELNGRPRSDTLMLASFDIKEKAVGILSIPRDTRVLIPGHEKHTKVNAAFAEGGGQLAMDTISQFLGIPVNYYIATNFDGVAGIIDTLGGIEIDVEEDMKYVDNAAGLVIDIPKGRQILDGEKAVKYLRYREPVYADLGRIARQQKFINAAIKQFLSPELILKVPKLIQQFNNSISTNMSYKDMMNLAKLMKDIKSENIKSARIPGESKYIDGISYFIHEPEGTRKLVNDLIVSKEYIANSKYRVAVFNGNGIHGAAAKISRDIELHGFKVDKIANADHYNYENTLVIYTKEVTDEIKALAELVNGQIIPLAESAYAIDESFKEFDILVIVGKDFSGNSQ; this is encoded by the coding sequence ATGAATAATAGAGACGAACGGCTGTACAACAGTACAGAATGTCATTATAAGAAATATAAATTTTTAAAGAAATTTCTTTTAGTTGTTCTATTTGTTTTTATTATAATTGGAGGTCTTTTTGGAGTTTTTTTATATGACTTTTTTTATGGTGAAAAAATTACTTTTACCGTTAAGAATAACCAACCGATTGCTCTTTCAAAAGTCAATATTCTCTTAATTGGATATGATTCTGAATTAAATGGTAGGCCAAGGTCTGATACTCTTATGTTAGCCAGTTTTGATATAAAAGAAAAAGCTGTAGGAATCTTGAGTATCCCACGGGATACCCGGGTTCTGATTCCGGGCCATGAGAAGCATACTAAGGTAAATGCTGCTTTTGCTGAAGGCGGTGGTCAATTGGCAATGGATACCATTAGTCAGTTTTTGGGTATACCTGTGAATTATTATATTGCTACCAATTTTGATGGAGTTGCCGGAATAATTGATACTTTAGGTGGAATTGAAATTGATGTAGAAGAAGATATGAAATATGTTGATAATGCTGCAGGTCTTGTTATTGATATTCCTAAAGGTAGACAGATTTTAGATGGTGAAAAAGCCGTTAAATATCTCCGTTATCGTGAACCAGTCTATGCTGATTTAGGCAGAATTGCTCGACAGCAGAAGTTTATTAATGCAGCTATCAAACAGTTTTTGAGTCCTGAACTGATTTTAAAGGTGCCTAAACTAATTCAGCAGTTCAATAACAGTATCAGTACTAATATGTCATATAAAGATATGATGAATCTTGCTAAATTGATGAAAGATATTAAAAGTGAAAATATTAAAAGTGCCCGGATTCCCGGTGAATCTAAATATATAGATGGGATATCATATTTTATCCATGAACCTGAAGGTACCAGGAAATTGGTAAATGATCTAATTGTCAGTAAAGAATATATTGCAAATAGCAAGTATCGGGTTGCTGTTTTTAATGGTAACGGAATCCACGGAGCTGCTGCGAAAATTTCCAGAGATATAGAACTTCATGGTTTTAAAGTAGATAAAATTGCAAATGCTGACCATTATAATTATGAAAATACATTGGTGATTTATACCAAAGAAGTAACTGATGAAATTAAGGCATTGGCTGAATTGGTTAATGGTCAGATTATACCATTAGCTGAATCTGCTTATGCGATTGATGAGAGTTTTAAAGAATTTGATATACTGGTGATTGTCGGCAAGGATTTTTCAGGTAATTCCCAGTAA
- a CDS encoding Ku protein yields the protein MFLMIVLSGDNEYEKGKYVILRDEDFDNIPVASTKTIDIVDFVETQFTTAKVIIFLTVKEEKKHIFFWVRQ from the coding sequence TTGTTTCTGATGATAGTATTATCAGGGGATAATGAGTATGAAAAAGGCAAATATGTGATTCTTAGAGATGAGGATTTTGATAATATTCCGGTGGCTTCCACAAAAACTATCGATATAGTGGACTTTGTTGAGACCCAATTTACTACAGCAAAAGTTATTATTTTTCTCACAGTGAAGGAGGAGAAAAAGCATATATTTTTTTGGGTCAGGCAATGA
- the bshC gene encoding bacillithiol biosynthesis cysteine-adding enzyme BshC, with amino-acid sequence MKVEEIRISERPLIDDYRYNFKKVKEFFQYNPHNPFSFDQRYQYLMNQSYPLKELADALMSYNRLLGASQKTFENIQRLAKGEAVVVITGQQAGVLTGPLYTIYKALTVIQLADRLTMRGISTVPVFWIASEDHDFYEISRIYFLNRDHEEIEVRLTGEVYRQPIGKLNMQNEIQQFLNQFEKKSPDTEFKPEMIEKLKEMAKESTDLAQWFGRIMTWLLKDTGIIFVDALDPELRRLGKEFFFQVLKKSNQITVLLKDAGKRLIQAGYPVQIQKNDDQVHLFLIEEDARYPLEKIDGGYQLRGKDRVYSIEEIKTWIEKQPETVSTNVVTRPLLQDLLFPTIAYVGGPGEIAYFAQYRKIYSLFDMEMPIIYPRVSMTLIENTIFRSLKKYDIRPIDVFVRFDEIRDKHLSEVDQLNIKAKFNLIKKKFIPEYQKLIKDLQQLDSKFKKLGSDNLKRIIDEINYLENKALHQHRKNSEILLRRLDKIEMNMYPNGNFQERRFNIFPYLFKYQQTLIQELLKLDLLSFNCHYLIYL; translated from the coding sequence ATGAAAGTTGAAGAGATTCGGATTTCAGAAAGGCCTTTAATTGATGATTATCGATATAATTTTAAAAAGGTGAAAGAATTTTTTCAATATAATCCACACAATCCATTTTCTTTTGACCAACGTTATCAGTATCTGATGAATCAAAGTTATCCTTTAAAAGAGCTAGCAGATGCCCTGATGAGTTATAATCGACTTTTGGGAGCATCTCAGAAGACTTTTGAAAATATTCAACGTCTGGCTAAAGGAGAAGCGGTTGTTGTTATAACCGGACAGCAGGCAGGGGTTCTTACTGGGCCCCTGTACACTATTTATAAAGCTCTGACAGTGATCCAACTGGCTGACCGGTTAACAATGAGGGGAATTTCGACTGTACCTGTTTTCTGGATTGCCAGCGAAGATCATGACTTTTATGAGATTTCCAGAATATATTTTTTAAACCGGGATCATGAAGAGATAGAAGTAAGGCTAACTGGAGAGGTGTATCGTCAACCTATTGGTAAATTAAATATGCAAAATGAGATCCAGCAGTTTTTAAATCAATTTGAAAAGAAAAGTCCGGATACCGAATTTAAACCTGAGATGATTGAGAAACTAAAGGAAATGGCGAAAGAATCTACCGATCTAGCTCAATGGTTTGGGCGAATAATGACCTGGCTTTTAAAAGATACAGGAATTATATTTGTTGATGCACTGGATCCTGAACTTCGTCGTTTGGGGAAAGAGTTTTTCTTTCAGGTTCTTAAGAAAAGTAATCAGATTACTGTTTTACTGAAGGATGCTGGAAAACGACTGATTCAAGCTGGCTATCCGGTTCAGATTCAGAAAAATGATGATCAAGTACATCTTTTTCTTATCGAAGAAGATGCTCGCTATCCATTGGAAAAGATCGATGGTGGTTATCAATTAAGGGGAAAGGATAGAGTTTATTCCATTGAAGAGATTAAAACCTGGATTGAAAAACAGCCCGAGACTGTCAGTACCAATGTTGTAACCAGACCACTACTTCAGGATCTTTTATTTCCTACTATAGCTTATGTTGGTGGGCCAGGCGAGATTGCTTATTTTGCTCAATATCGGAAGATCTATTCTCTTTTTGATATGGAAATGCCCATTATCTATCCCAGGGTGAGTATGACTCTTATTGAGAACACTATTTTTAGAAGTTTAAAGAAATATGACATACGGCCAATAGATGTTTTTGTGAGATTTGATGAAATTCGTGATAAACACCTTTCAGAAGTTGACCAACTGAACATTAAAGCTAAGTTTAATTTAATCAAGAAAAAGTTTATTCCAGAGTATCAAAAATTGATCAAAGACTTACAGCAGTTAGATTCGAAATTTAAAAAGCTGGGTTCTGACAATCTCAAGCGGATTATTGACGAGATTAACTATCTGGAAAATAAGGCTCTCCATCAACATCGGAAAAATTCTGAAATTCTTTTACGGCGGCTGGATAAAATCGAAATGAACATGTATCCAAATGGAAATTTTCAGGAAAGGCGGTTTAACATTTTCCCGTATTTGTTTAAGTATCAACAAACCTTAATCCAGGAACTTCTTAAACTTGATTTGCTTTCCTTTAACTGTCACTATTTGATCTATCTTTAA
- a CDS encoding DMT family transporter produces the protein MRPKIPPYIALVIGVAAVSFAAIFIKLASAPPAVVAFYRMGVATLILAPFTIAKRGKEFRTLTKRQIFLLVLGGLLLSLHFIFWISSFAHTSVASSVIFVTTQPIFVAVAAALILKEKPGLFLLSGIALACVGSLVIGAGDLSLSVTNLYGDLMALGGSIMAAGYFLVGRHLRKSLSLGVYILSVYGFCSLFLLLYILINQIHLLGYDSLTWFSMVMLALVPTIIGHTSLNWALKYLHASVVSASILGEPVGATLLAWLILHEKPQVFTLIGGILILGGICLTSLKLEKFDDSLEEKSYLEVSG, from the coding sequence ATGCGCCCCAAAATTCCTCCTTATATTGCTTTAGTGATTGGTGTTGCTGCAGTTTCCTTTGCTGCTATTTTTATCAAACTTGCTTCTGCACCGCCAGCAGTAGTTGCCTTTTATCGAATGGGTGTTGCTACTTTGATTCTTGCACCTTTTACTATAGCTAAAAGAGGAAAGGAATTTAGAACTCTTACTAAAAGACAAATCTTTCTTCTTGTTCTTGGGGGATTATTACTTTCTTTACATTTTATCTTCTGGATTTCATCTTTTGCCCATACCAGTGTGGCAAGTTCTGTAATCTTTGTTACTACCCAGCCCATTTTTGTGGCTGTTGCTGCAGCTTTGATTTTAAAAGAAAAGCCCGGTCTTTTTCTACTCTCCGGGATTGCTCTGGCTTGTGTTGGTAGTCTTGTGATTGGAGCCGGTGATTTGTCATTAAGTGTTACCAATTTGTATGGTGATCTAATGGCCCTGGGTGGTTCAATTATGGCTGCAGGATATTTTCTTGTTGGCCGCCATCTGCGTAAATCTCTATCCCTGGGAGTATATATTTTATCAGTGTATGGATTTTGTTCTCTATTTTTGCTTCTTTATATCCTTATTAACCAGATTCACCTTTTAGGTTATGATTCATTGACCTGGTTTAGTATGGTGATGCTGGCTTTGGTGCCAACTATTATTGGCCATACTTCACTTAATTGGGCTTTGAAATATTTGCATGCTTCTGTGGTTTCAGCCAGTATATTGGGAGAACCGGTAGGAGCAACATTGTTAGCCTGGTTGATTTTGCATGAAAAGCCACAGGTTTTTACTTTGATTGGTGGAATATTAATTCTTGGAGGAATCTGTCTGACAAGTTTGAAACTTGAGAAGTTTGATGATTCTCTGGAAGAGAAAAGTTATCTGGAGGTTAGTGGTTAA